The Euphorbia lathyris chromosome 2, ddEupLath1.1, whole genome shotgun sequence genome includes a window with the following:
- the LOC136217138 gene encoding F-box protein CPR1-like has protein sequence MAQIPEDLIAEIHQRLPVKSVIRFRCLSKSLCSIIDSPKFVNSHLHRSSENINRRKVILQHMSLKNEPRRFHVIDMNNGEEEDITLEKPSVDMWTEIYGNCNGLLLLYGGSCKFSLWNPSNREYMNLPGCPLKTPNDYRLIGLGLGYDDSTRDYKVVFMLSTPNENQVWILGMRLKIWRRIEDCPDSVGLCVGYGYFADGSLNWLGLCRPDILAFDVTKETFQVLPQLFSPIKPVLTDLHVLEGCLCISFSSIFLPRADIYIRKKNDGFDQFTWEQFCSIEEPRIFKILGFLKSRNKILLSHGRNKLASYDVEEKSCGNIEIDNGCNLSSRFPILCTESLEWV, from the coding sequence ATGGCACAGATTCCTGAAGATTTAATCGCTGAAATTCACCAACGTTTGCCGGTTAAGTCAGTTATTCGTTTCAGATGCCTTTCTAAATCTTTATGCTCAATCATTGATAGTCCTAAGTTTGTGAATTCCCATCTCCATAGATCTTCTGAAAACATCAATCGTCGCAAGGTGATTTTACAGCATATGTCGTTAAAGAACGAGCCAAGACGATTTCATGTAATTGATATGAATAATGGTGAGGAAGAAGACATTACACTCGAAAAACCAAGCGTAGATATGTGGACAGAGATCTATGGAAACTGCAATGGTTTGCTTCTTCTATATGGAGGTTCTTGCAAGTTTTCTTTATGGAATCCATCCAATCGGGAGTACATGAATCTTCCAGGCTGCCCTTTGAAAACCCCAAACGATTACAGACTaattgggttgggtttgggttatGACGACTCTACTCGTGATTACAAGGTTGTGTTTATGTTATCTACACCGAATGAAAATCAAGTTTGGATTTTGGGGATGAGATTGAAGATTTGGAGAAGGATTGAAGATTGTCCGGATTCTGTAGGATTATGCGTTGGATATGGATACTTTGCGGATGGTAGTCTAAACTGGTTAGGCTTATGTAGACCTGATATTTTGGCATTTGATGTGACAAAAGAGACGTTCCAGGTATTGCCTCAGCTTTTTTCCCCAATCAAACCAGTTCTGACTGATTTGCATGTTTTAGAAGGGTGTCTTTGCATaagcttttcttctatttttcttcCCCGTGCTGATATATACATCAGAAAGAAGAATGATGGATTTGACCAGTTTACTTGGGAGCAATTTTGCTCTATTGAAGAACCTAGAATATTCAAAATTTTGGGATTTTTAAAGAGCAGGAATAAGATTCTACTCAGTCATGGTAGGAACAAATTGGCCTCGTATGATGTTGAAGAGAAAAGTTGTGGAAATATTGAAATCGACAATGGTTGTAATTTGTCGAGTCGTTTTCCTATTCTTTGCACTGAAAGTCTTGAGTGGGTGTAA